The proteins below are encoded in one region of Lepisosteus oculatus isolate fLepOcu1 chromosome 10, fLepOcu1.hap2, whole genome shotgun sequence:
- the LOC102689479 gene encoding E3 ubiquitin-protein ligase NHLRC1, giving the protein MQPTGSMMEAEIVSAGGVRSSRQSCNTVRILNEIETSLLECKVCFERFSVERGKGRPKNLPCGHVMCWECLSSLAHPRFQRLECPFCRRLCSPAEASDCLVVAHLTELLGGGRPPCAGYSAGGFGTVGLKLRGAFGGWGRLVNPTGAALFGGRGALVVVHDGRKRVGIFSLQGERLHGFGRKGTLPDDICYPLDVAVTPAGHIIVTDAGDRSVKVFTSAGRNLLTVRETFKLPWGTDADGSNRIFVTDADAGTLSRLVVDFCTNLVTGHHVASSKLCCPREIASSKLTGSVVVVEHLRGWEHRSSTATRLKLFDSQLRLLSQIDTFGFSLVAPVQMNVSAVAFDSEDNVIAADGSRRVVVCLGKLRESPSFIPLINQGLGRPVGLICTAGNMLVVLDSSEQAVKIYKDGRDQL; this is encoded by the coding sequence ATGCAGCCCACAGGCAGCATGATGGAGGCAGAGATCGTGTCCGCAGGAGGAGTTCGCAGCAGCAGGCAAAGCTGCAACACGGTGAGGATCCTGAACGAGATCGAGACCAGCCTACTGGAATGCAAAGTGTGCTTTGAGAGATTCAGCGTGGAGCGGGGCAAGGGCAGGCCCAAGAATCTGCCCTGCGGTCACGTGATGTGCTGGGAATGCCTCAGCTCTCTCGCCCACCCTCGCTTTCAGAGGCTGGAGTGCCCCTTCTGCCGCAGGCTCTGCAGCCCCGCGGAGGCGTCCGACTGTCTCGTGGTGGCCCACCTGACGGAGCTGCTCGGGGGCGGCCGCCCTCCCTGCGCGGGTTACAGCGCGGGCGGGTTTGGGACTGTGGGCCTGAAGCTTCGCGGGGCTTTCGGAGGCTGGGGGCGCTTGGTGAACCCCACGGGAGCTGCCCTTTTCGGCGGGCGGGGGGCGCTGGTAGTCGTGCATGACGGTAGGAAGCGGGTGGGTATCTTCAGCCTCCAGGGAGAGCGCCTCCACGGGTTCGGGCGCAAGGGGACGTTGCCCGACGATATCTGCTACCCCCTGGACGTCGCTGTTACGCCCGCAGGCCACATTATTGTGACCGACGCCGGGGATCGCTCTGTCAAAGTGTTCACCTCCGCGGGAAGAAATCTTTTGACCGTCAGAGAGACGTTCAAGTTGCCTTGGGGAACGGATGCCGACGGTTCCAATCGCATCTTTGTCACGGATGCGGACGCTGGGACCCTTTCTCGCCTGGTGGTGGATTTCTGCACAAATCTCGTCACCGGTCACCATGTGGCCTCCTCGAAGCTGTGCTGCCCCAGAGAGATCGCATCCTCCAAGCTCACAGGGTCCGTAGTGGTAGTGGAACATCTAAGAGGTTGGGAACACAGAAGCAGCACAGCCACAAGGCTCAAACTGTTCGATAGCCAGCTCAGACTGCTATCTCAGATCGACACCTTTGGATTCAGTTTGGTGGCTCCAGTTCAAATGAATGTCTCCGCGGTGGCCTTTGACAGCGAAGACAACGTGATTGCAGCTGATGGCAGCCGGAGAGTGGTGGTGTGCTTGGGGAAGCTCAGGGAATCCCCTTCCTTTATTCCACTCATCAACCAAGGGCTGGGTCGCCCTGTAGGACTGATCTGCACAGCGGGGAACATGCTGGTCGTCTTGGACAGCAGCGAGCAAGCTGTGAAAATTTACAAAGATGGCCGAGACCAGCTGTGA